CCGCCTTTTACCAGGTGTTTGATAGAATCCGGCAGGTCATTCATCTGCTTAGCGATTTCATCTTTGCTGATGATTTTCGCAGCGCGCTCGAGTAAGCGGCTATGCAGGTAGAATACGTCACCAGGATAAGCTTCACGTCCGGGAGGACGTTTCAGCAGCAGGGATACCTCACGGTAAGCAACCGCCTGTTTAGACAGATCATCATAAACGATCAGTGCAGGGCGGCCTGAGTCGCGGAAGAACTCACCGATAGCAGCACCGGCAAACGGAGCGTAGAACTGCAGCGGAGCAGGATCAGCAGCGTTTGCAGCAACGATGGTAGTGTAAGCCATTGCACCTGCTTCCTGTAATGTTTTCATTACACCAGCAACAGTAGAAGCTTTCTGACCAATCGCTACATAGATACAATATACTGGTTTACCAGCATCAAAGAATTCTTTCTGGTTGATGATAGTGTCGATACAGATAGCAGTTTTACCAGTCTGACGGTCACCAATCACCAGCTCACGCTGTCCACGGCCAATAGGAATCATCGCATCGATCGCCTTTACACCTGTTTGCATAGGCTCTTTTACAGGCTCACGATACAATACTCCCGGAGCTTTACGTTCCAGCGGCATTTCATAGAGTTCACCTTTGATGGGACCTTTACCATCTATCGGTTCACCCAGTGTATTCACCACACGTCCTACCAGACCTTCACCTACATTGATAGATGCGATCTTATTAGTACGGCGTACTTTATCACCTTCTTTAATACCTGTTGACTGACCCATCAAAACCACACCCACGTTATCTTCTTCCAGGTTCAGCGCAATTGCTTTAACGCCATTGCCAAATTCCACCAGCTCACCATAACGTACATTACCTAAACCGTAAATACGGGCGATACCATCACCCACCTGCAATACGGTACCAACCTCTTCCAGGTCGGCAGAAGCATTGAAGTTGCTTAACTGCTGGCGTAATATCGCCGAAATTTCATCAGGTTTAATATCAACCATAATTATGATTTTAAAAAAAGTCGTTAGAAAATTAGTATAACGACAACAGCTTTGCGTGTACGCAGCGGCTGCTGTATTGATTAACGTAAATCAGATACGTAAATATTCTTGTTGAATTGCTGTTTAATGTCTTTCAGATCACGGAGTACAGAAGCATCAAACAGGTTATCGTTGGATTCGAGTATAAAGCCACCGATCAGTTCAGAATTTACAGCTGTTTCCAGGCTAATCTGCTGCGTGGTTTCACCAGCGATCTTTGCCTTGATTACATCCAGCGTAGCAGCATCCAATGGTACCGCAGTGGTGATTTTCACCTGGCTGATATTCTTCAGTACCTGGTATTGACGTTTAAATTCAGTAGCAATTTCAGGCAACGCACTCTCACGGCCTTTGTTCACCAGCAGTGCGATAAAACTGGCAGTAGGAGCACTGATTCGTCCTTCCAGCACCGCGCTCAGTATTTTTTGTTTTTTGTCCGCTTTGATGATCGGGCTTCTGAGCAAACTCACCACATCAGGGTTGCTTTTCATCACCTGTTGTAAAAACTGCATATCGGTATTCACCGCTTCCAGCTGGTTCAGTTCCTGAGCCAGGTCTACCAATGATTTTGCATACCGGGATGCTAAACGGGGATTTTGCATATAGCTATTACCTTTTAACTTCCTGCCTTCGTGTTGTCACGAACGCCGGAAGATAATTCCTTAATTTAATTTGATTTCTCCTGCCAGTTGTTTAACGTAACCTTCCTGTGCTGTTTTATCAGCCAGCTCTCTTCTCAGTACTTTTTCAGCTACTTCGATTACAAGGTTACCTACCTGGTTTTTCACATCCGTTAATGCAGCCATCTTCTGGTTCTCGATAGCAGTATACGCTTCACTGATGATCTTCTTAGCTTCAGCCTGTGCCTGTGTTTTGGCTTCGCTGATGATCTGATCTTTGGCGTCTTTTGCCTCTTTCAGGATCTTGCTTCTTTCTGCTTTCGCCTCAGCCAATACATGCTCATGTTCAGCTTTCATCTGTGCCATCTCTTCTTTCACCCTTTCAGCAGTGGCAATAGAATCAGCAATGGAGCCTTCCCTTTCTTTCAAAGTTGCAAGGATCGGCGTCCAGGCAAATTTTTTCAGGATCAGGAATACGATAACGAAAATTATGAATGAAATAAGAAACAAGCCTAACGCGGGTTGTAACAGATCCATATATTTAAAATTTTACTATTTTTTATGTTGATTTGTTTGATTCTCAGGATGACGATTGCCATTGCAGGAATTACTGCATCCATTGCCCTGTGCGCCGGATGCAGTAATAAGTTTGGCTTACAGAACTACCGCCAACAGACCAGCGATTACACCGAAGAGAGCAACACCCTCAACCAGCGCAGCAGCCAGGATCATGTTTGCACGGATGTCGTTAGCAGCTTCTGGTTGACGAGCGATAGACTCCAGCGCGCTCTTACCGATGTTACCAACACCAATACCAGCAGCGATAGCAGCGATACCAGCACCAACAGCACCACCAGCTTTAGCCAGACCAGATGCAGCAGCAGCCTGCAATAAAATAGACAAAAGTGCCATAATGAATATGTATTTGTGAATTAAAAAATTTCGTTTTTAATGAGGTAGCTATGCTCCCTCCGTTTAGTTCTTATCCTTACTTTGGTTGTAGTGTTGGCAATCACCAACCGGCCTGCCACATTAAAGGCAAAGGCACGCTGACTCTTAGTGGTGTGCTCCGTGGCCTTCTTCGTGCGCCCCTTCCATAGCCTGACCAATAAATACTGCTGTCAGGTTAGCAAAGATAAACGCCTGGATAAATGCCACCAGCAATTCCAGCATCATCATTACAATGTTGAACAGAATCGTGATCGGCAGGAAGCCGTAACCCGCTATCTTGTTCAATGATCCAAATATAAATACCAGAGATATGATACTCAGAATAATGATGTGACCTGCCAGGATATTGGCAAACAACCTGATCATCAGGGAAATAGGCTTGGTAAATACGCCTATCAGCTCCACCGGTGCCAGAATGAACTTCACTCCGAAAGGAACAGGGGGATTGAAGATGTGACCCCAGAAATGTTTGTTAGTGCTGAACATGATGGCGATGAAACTGATGATAGCCAGTGCCGAAGTCACCGCCAGGTTACCCGTTACGTTCGCAGAGCCAGGTAACAGCCCCAGCAGGTTGTTGATCAGGATAAAAAAGAAGATGGTTAATATAAAAGGAGTATACCTTTCAGCTTTCTTACCAGGAATATTAGGCTTTACTACCTCATCGCGCATGAATATAATCACCGGTTCCATCAGACTTTGGAAACCTTTAGGCGCTTTCTTTGCACCACGGGTTTTATAAGCTTTGGCAACATTCAGCATCAGGATGATCAGCAACAGCGCGCCAAGCATCATAGAAGCAATATTCTTGGTAATGGAAAAATCGTAAATCTGTTCACCGGTAGGGTTATCATTCGCATCTACTGCGATAATCTTGCCATCGGTATACTTGGCTGGATCCAGCCCTTTTTCGTGCAGGTAATGCGCATTCACCAGGCGGTAACCGTCGTGGGCTTCATGACCATGATGGAACGCAGAAGATGAAAATACAGACGTACCACGCGCAGGGTTGTAGATGATCACAGGTAACGGCAAGGTCACATGTGTTTCGCCCATGCTGAAAAGATGCCAGTCATGTGCATCCTTAACGTGTCCCAGAATTACTTCCTTAGCATCGAATTTCTTAGCACCAGCCTCAGCTTCCTCTCCTGCAGCCTCACCACCATGCGCTTCAGTAGTTGCAGCGGCTTCATGATGCGCCTCCTGGGCGAAGGAAAAATTACCAAAACTGTGAAGGCCTAATACCATCACAAGTGCTACCATTCTATGTTTGAACCAATTGAAAGAAATCACCGTTTTCTGAAATTTTGCGCAAAGATACTCGTTTTTATTTTCAAAACTAGGCGACTACGAAAAAAAAGAGCGATATATTGCAGGTATATTGAAAACCAGGCTATTGCAGTCAAAAAAACACCACTTTTTGGGGTAAAAAAAGACCATTGAAATCAATGGTCTGTGTCTGTGATTTATATTCAATTTTTTAAAATATTTATACTTTTTCTTCCTCTGGCTCTTCCTATAGTCCAATACGTACTTTTCAGAACAAATCCATTATATGGCCGCGACCGGCTGAATAAATTCATTAAACAAAATCTATATACATCGTAACGCAACAACAGGCGGACAATTGCTACAAACTGACAGAACACCGAAAAAACGGAAAATTCCCCCTATTTAAATATATTATTGCTGCTTTGTTTGATAATCAGCAGGCCTTATACCCTGCTGTTGCTAAACTGCATACTATGCAGCTTGTAATAATAGCCTTCCAGTTTGAGTAACTCCTCATGGGTACCCATTTCCCTGATCTCTCCCTTTTCCAGCACGATAATTTTATCAGCCTTACTGATGGTGGAAAGGCGATGAGCAATAATGATAGCAGTGCGGTCTGCGATTAGTTTGTCGATAGCCCGCTGTATCATCATTTCTGATTCTGTGTCTACGGAAGATGTAGCTTCGTCAAGTACCAATATAGCCGGGTTATACAGCAGCGCCCTTACAAATGAGATCAGTTGCCGCTGCCCAAGGGATAAGGTGCTTCCTCTTTCCATCACCAGGTAATTGTAACCACCCGGCAACTGCATAATAAAATCGTGTATCCCTATCAGTTTTGCAGCTTCTTCCACCTGTTCTTTCGTGATGTTCTTGTTATGCAGGGTAATATTATCATAGATAGAACCCGCAAAAAGGAACACATCCTGCAACACCACGCCTATTTTGCTCCTCAATGCCTGCAGGGAATACGCCGGCAATTCAATTCCATCAATACGGATGCTTCCCTGCTGGATCTCGTATAGCCTGTTGAGAATACTGATGATGGTTGTCTTCCCCGAACCGGTATGCCCCACAATAGCTACCGTATCACCTGGTTTGGCGTGGAAGCTGATATTTTTCAGTACATAACGTTCATCAACATAAGCAAAACTAACCTTGTCGAAGGTGATATCACCCTTCATATTTTCTGCCGTTTCATGGCCCCTGTCGGGGATATAATCCTGGTTATCCAGTATCTTGAAAACGCGCTCACTGGCGACCATGCCCATCTGCAGGGTATTAAACTTATCTGCCAGCATACGCAGCGGACGGAATAACATATTGAGGTACATGATGAACGCAATCATCACGCCCTGGGTAACTTCATAATTCAATACTTTATTAGCTCCCCACCATACCATGAGCCCCAGTGAAATAGCCAGTATAATTTCCACTACCGGAAAAAATACCGAATACGCGAAAATGGCGTCGATATTGGCTTTGCGATGCTCTTTATTGATGTGTTTGAACCGTGCAAACTCTCTTTTTTCAGCAGTGAAAGCCTGTACTACTACCATTCCGGTAAGATGTTCCTGTACAAAAGCATTCAACGCGGAAACCGCATTACGAACCCTGTAGAATGATTTGTTTACACTTTCCTTGAAAACGTAGGTAGCGAAAATCAGGATCGGGAAAGGCGACAGGCTGACCAGTGTCAGTCGCCAGTCTTCTATAAACATCACCACCAGTATCGCAATAATCATCAGCAGATCCGCCACAATAGAGATGATCCCTTCTGAAAAAACGTCATTGATTGCCTCAATATCGTTGATCGTACGTGTAGTGAGTGTACCTATCGGGGTTTTGTCGAAAAAGGCCAGGTTGAGATGCACAATCTTCTTATACACAGTTACCCTCAGATCTTTTACTACTGATTGTCCAAGCCAGTTGGTCAGGTAGGAAAAATAGAACCGTACCACTGTTTCCAGCAACAGCAATCCTATCTGTATCACCGTCACCAATACCAACATCTGCATCAGCTGCCCGGCAATATATTTATCAACAGTCACCTGTATCAGGTAAGGCCTCAACGGGGAAATAGCCGCCAATACCACCGTCAGGATCATTGAAATGTAAAAAGACCTTTTGTATGGAGCTGCAAACGAGAAGATCCGTCGTAACAAACTAAAATCAAATACTTTCTTTACCGCAAGATTTTCCAATGTGCCAGGTTTAGAACGAAATTAAGAAAGAAATAAGAATAGAGAATATAGAATTAAGAAATAGCGGGAAGACCTTAGCAGATAGTATTAATCGCTAAGGTCTTCCCGCTATTTCTTAATTCTTTCTATCTATTTCTTTCCGTCTTTCATTATCTGCTTATACGCTTTAATGAAAATCGCACCGAGGTTTTTATGAGGTGGCACGTAGTCACTGAACAGCTCGCGGTTGCGGGCATCGCCGGCAAACTTCTTAGCAAGCTGGGCCCACATATATACCCAGTCTACGTTCCTGCCAGCCCTTACCTGGTCTTCCAGACTGTGGATGATAGGTTCGTTCACAAAGCGGGTTCCTACCTGTTTGGAGGAAATGATATGCGCTTCGGGCGATTTTTCCAGCACGGTAGCCAGGTTATGATATCCACCACAGGAGCCCAGCACTACGATCTTAGCAGAGCTTTGCAGGTTGTCGAGCGTGGTATTGATGTGATAACTGTGGCCGCGGTGAATGAAGATAGAAGGATGAATGTCGTGTTCATCGAGGTATTCAGACAGTTTGGAAATGGCTTCTTTATCATCCGGTTCATCGATAGGCAGGTTCGCAAAAATAGTAGTAGGCTTGCCTTTCAATGACGAAATGGTGGCCCAGTATTTATTTTTGGTTACTCTCCAGTCGGCTGAAGGGAAGTTGGTCATAAAGCTGGCGAAAGATTCCTGCCCGTCTTTGTCCCCATAGAAAAACACCTGCTGATATACTCTGCCGCTATCGCTTTCCAGGGAATTGAATGATACAAAGTTGATAGGTGGCAGCTGCAATTTGCTGGCCATATCGGTAGCTTTAGACGAATCATTTTCATTCTTGGACTCCGTTTCGAACAAACTGGTAAGCAGCTGGTAAATCACTTTGCCGCGTTTGTCGTTATGTTTATTTACATAGCCCAGGTTCTTGCGGACTTCCGAGCGCAGAAAATCCAGCAGTTTCTCATCGCGGATACTGCCAAAGGAATTCGCCACATCCACTGCATCTTCCAGATCCTCGGTTTTCTCCAGGTTCTGTACATATTTCTGCATAAGATAATTGGAGTTCTCCGGCGCCATTGATTTCAGGAAGTTGTCGAGGGTATTGAACCCTGCAGCCATCGCAATAAATTTCTTGAACCGGTCGAAATTCACCAGCATCAACAGGCTATCGCCACGCGGTGGTTTCATACGGGCCATCATCTGATCGTATAAACCCGCATTGTTATGGTTGGTATAACTGGAAGTATACAGCTCTTCCTGACCATTGACGATCAGGTAGTACAGTTCTTCCGGTGTAAAATTCTTTACTATGGCAAAACGAACATTAGCAGACTCTTCATGCAGGTCGTTTACCTCGCGGATATATAGCAGTGACTTGGCCTGCATATTTTCCATCATTGCTTTCAGTCCATATGGGTTCTGCCCTTCATTCTTCAGCTTCTGTAATGCAATGGTGGATTTTACCATTTGTTTATAGTACTGGTAGTCGTTATTTACGATGCCTTCCAGCTTCTCCACTGTAGTGGTGCCAGCCAGCAATTCGTCTATAAAAGGTAATATCTTGGTGCTCTGGGGCGATTGTCCTATGCGTACGATCTGTTTTACAATCGGATCGGGATTACGCTTAATAGCATTGGCCATAGGGGTATAAGAGGTAGCGTAAGTAAGTACCTGGTTAGGATACTTACGGGCTACAGCGGCCACTATCGAATCAGTACCCGGATAATCCATGTAGTCGCTCAATTTGGGCATTACTGTTTCCAGGTTATTGAAGGCGTATTTGGTAAACACCAGACCTTTCGCTTCTTTATAGCCAGGATTGTCGTGAAAAGCTTCTATTAGTTTCTCTGAGGCGTCGAATGAGAGGTGCTGGATATAGGGGATGATGCTCTGCCCTTTGATATCCGCATTCATCATATCACGAAAAGCACTTACTATAGCGGGTGCCTCCTCGGGATCTATATTGTGGTGAGCCCGCTTCTGGTTATAATCTTTCAGCATCATATAGATGCCTGAAAGGTACTTTACCTTCAACCTGTGATCAAGTGCATCATTGTCTTCGATTTCCTGCTGCAACTTATCCACATCTTTGATCAAAGCATTTGTTACCTGCAGATTAGTTGTCTGATCGTCCGATACTTTTACAAAATTATCAGCCTTACCATCGAACTTGTCGGCAGCTGCCTGCTCCTTGTCGATGTTATCATGAAAACCCTGTCTTGTAATCGGAATCGGATGATGGCTGCTCTGTGCCTGGATTCCACCGGCTGCCAATACAGCCAGTGCGACAAAAAATAGAAATCTTCTCATACTAAAGTGATCTTTTCCCGGAGACCTGATAGCAAATTTACAACCAAAATACAGAGTTTGCCAGTGTTATATCTTTTTACATTAAATATCAATATAAAATACATACAAAATATACCATCTGTAATAAACAAGGCCATCCGCAGGCGAAATTCCCGTCAACAAGACAGTTCAAATGAGACACCATCAAATTCACTCTTCTTCATAGGTATATAAATTCAAAACAATTGCAATGTTCGGCTTGTTATGCATTTTAACGTACCTTGCTACAGACAGCGGAAAACCAGTCTGATAGCGAATTAACAATTTCATAATGTTAATTTTCCATTAATCACAAGGATGGCTTTATAATTTTGTCGCGTCTTTTTAAAAGCAAATTTTTATGGTAGACCAAGCGGTAGCAGGAAAAATACTGGTAGTAGACGACGAACTGGATATTCTGGAGATTATCAGCTACAATCTAAAATCAGCAGGTTATGATACAGTAACCGCGAAAGACGGCAGCGAGGCTATTCAGAAAGCTAAGATCTTCAGGCCTGACCTGATTATGCTCGACATCATGATGCCGAACAAGAATGGGATCGATACCTGCCGTGAGATCAGGAAGATTCCTGAGTTTAAAGACACCATGGTATTGTTCCTGACCGCTCTGAACGACGAAAAATCAGAAGTAGACGGTTTGAATATGGGAGCCGATGATTACATCGCCAAACCCATCAAACCTAAATTACTGGTAAGCCGGATCAATGCGCTTTTCCGCAGGCTGCACAAACCTGAAGAAACAAGGGTTACCCTGGGTGATCTGATCATTGACCGGGAGAAATTTACGGTTACCTACAAAGGACAGGAAATTATCCTTGCCAAGAAAGAATTTGAATTACTGCAATTGCTGGCCTCCAAGCCAGGCCGTGTGTTCCTGCGCAATGAGATCCTGAACCAGGTATGGGGTACGGAAGTAATCGTGGGCGACCGCACTATTGATGTACATATTCGTAAAATACGCCAGAAAATAGGTATCGACCTGATCACTACTGTGAAAGGTGTAGGATACAAGTTTGAAATGTAGTAGTTGCTCCTCAGGTAATACAATTGTAAGAAAACATTTTCCCGGAAACCATCTAAACTATCATGTGTGCGGCTATTATGGCCAAACGCTAATTCTGCAGTGTCAAGTAAAAAATTTAAAGTAATTTCCCATTATTACAATAATTACTCACTCTGGAGTATGTTTAAAGCAAAAAATCTATCCCCCCAGAAACTGGCGGGATTTACAGCGCTGATTATTTCAGCGGTTATAGCCTTGGGAAGCCTGATAGTAGATGGTAACTGGAAAGTAATGCTCGGCGCATTTGTGCTCACTTTTCTTGTATCTTATTACCTGTATCTCTATACCCTTCAGAAATTCATCTACCGGAAAATCAAACTGATTTACAAATTCATTTACCAGACAAAGGCATCCAAGCGGGAAGAGTTTTTTCAGAAAAATATCCTTCCCCTGAAAACCATTGAGGAAGTAAGTGAAGATGTGGAAAAATGGGCCAGTCAGAAAAAAGAAGAGCTGGAAAACCTCCGCCGGAATGAAGAGTTCCGGAAAGAATTCCTGCTGAACCTTTCTCATGAGCTGAAAACGCCCATTTTTGCCGTTCAGGGGTATATTCATACATTATTAGATGGCGCATTGGAAGATCCGAACGTCAACAAGATGTTCCTGAAAAATGCTACCAAAAACATCGATCGTCTTTGCCGCCTGATCGACGATCTTGACGAGATCTCCAAACTGGAAAGCGGCGAGATGACAGTAAATGCGGAGGTATTCATCATCCAGGACCTCATCAAAGATGTATTCGATACCCTGTCGCTGAAAGCCAATTCCAAAGGCATCAAATTCAGTATCAAAAAAGGCTGCGAAGCACCGCAGCAGGTATATGCCGATAAAGAAAAGATCCGTCAGGTACTCATCAACCTGGTCGACAACTCCATCAAATACGGCAAACCCGACGGCCACACCATTGCCAGCATCTACAGTATGGATGGCAAAAAAGTGCTGGTTGAAATTTCCGACGACGGTATCGGCATGTCTGAAGAACATCTCCCACGCGTATTTGAACGCTTCTATCGTACCGACAGGGCCCGCAGCCGCGATATTGGCGGTACCGGTCTTGGCCTTGCAATTGTTAAGCATATCGTTGAAGCCCATGATCAAACCATCACTGTAAGGAGTAAACCTGAAATTGGCAGTACGTTTGGGTTTACGATGGAATCGGGCAAGGACAATTAGGGAGAATTAAGAATAGCGAATATAGAATTAAGAAATAACGAGAAGACCTTAGCGATTAATAATTATCCGCTAAGGTCTTCTCGTTATTTCTTAATTCTATATTCGCTATTCTTAATTCTCAAAACCGGTAC
The genomic region above belongs to Chitinophaga sp. 180180018-3 and contains:
- the atpB gene encoding F0F1 ATP synthase subunit A, producing MVALVMVLGLHSFGNFSFAQEAHHEAAATTEAHGGEAAGEEAEAGAKKFDAKEVILGHVKDAHDWHLFSMGETHVTLPLPVIIYNPARGTSVFSSSAFHHGHEAHDGYRLVNAHYLHEKGLDPAKYTDGKIIAVDANDNPTGEQIYDFSITKNIASMMLGALLLIILMLNVAKAYKTRGAKKAPKGFQSLMEPVIIFMRDEVVKPNIPGKKAERYTPFILTIFFFILINNLLGLLPGSANVTGNLAVTSALAIISFIAIMFSTNKHFWGHIFNPPVPFGVKFILAPVELIGVFTKPISLMIRLFANILAGHIIILSIISLVFIFGSLNKIAGYGFLPITILFNIVMMMLELLVAFIQAFIFANLTAVFIGQAMEGAHEEGHGAHH
- the atpF gene encoding F0F1 ATP synthase subunit B: MDLLQPALGLFLISFIIFVIVFLILKKFAWTPILATLKEREGSIADSIATAERVKEEMAQMKAEHEHVLAEAKAERSKILKEAKDAKDQIISEAKTQAQAEAKKIISEAYTAIENQKMAALTDVKNQVGNLVIEVAEKVLRRELADKTAQEGYVKQLAGEIKLN
- the atpA gene encoding F0F1 ATP synthase subunit alpha, whose product is MVDIKPDEISAILRQQLSNFNASADLEEVGTVLQVGDGIARIYGLGNVRYGELVEFGNGVKAIALNLEEDNVGVVLMGQSTGIKEGDKVRRTNKIASINVGEGLVGRVVNTLGEPIDGKGPIKGELYEMPLERKAPGVLYREPVKEPMQTGVKAIDAMIPIGRGQRELVIGDRQTGKTAICIDTIINQKEFFDAGKPVYCIYVAIGQKASTVAGVMKTLQEAGAMAYTTIVAANAADPAPLQFYAPFAGAAIGEFFRDSGRPALIVYDDLSKQAVAYREVSLLLKRPPGREAYPGDVFYLHSRLLERAAKIISKDEIAKQMNDLPDSIKHLVKGGGSLTALPIIETQAGDVSAYIPTNVISITDGQIFLESNLFNAGIRPAINVGISVSRVGGNAQIKSMKKVSGTLKLDQAQYREMEAFSKFGGDLDAATKAVIDKGARNVEILKQAQFTPYAVEKQVAMIYLGTNGLLRDVPVKQVKAFEEAFLNEMQVRLPDVLAEFKKGNLPEDGIKKMVTLANELKPRFV
- the atpE gene encoding ATP synthase F0 subunit C; amino-acid sequence: MALLSILLQAAAASGLAKAGGAVGAGIAAIAAGIGVGNIGKSALESIARQPEAANDIRANMILAAALVEGVALFGVIAGLLAVVL
- the atpH gene encoding ATP synthase F1 subunit delta is translated as MQNPRLASRYAKSLVDLAQELNQLEAVNTDMQFLQQVMKSNPDVVSLLRSPIIKADKKQKILSAVLEGRISAPTASFIALLVNKGRESALPEIATEFKRQYQVLKNISQVKITTAVPLDAATLDVIKAKIAGETTQQISLETAVNSELIGGFILESNDNLFDASVLRDLKDIKQQFNKNIYVSDLR
- a CDS encoding ATP-binding protein, which codes for MFKAKNLSPQKLAGFTALIISAVIALGSLIVDGNWKVMLGAFVLTFLVSYYLYLYTLQKFIYRKIKLIYKFIYQTKASKREEFFQKNILPLKTIEEVSEDVEKWASQKKEELENLRRNEEFRKEFLLNLSHELKTPIFAVQGYIHTLLDGALEDPNVNKMFLKNATKNIDRLCRLIDDLDEISKLESGEMTVNAEVFIIQDLIKDVFDTLSLKANSKGIKFSIKKGCEAPQQVYADKEKIRQVLINLVDNSIKYGKPDGHTIASIYSMDGKKVLVEISDDGIGMSEEHLPRVFERFYRTDRARSRDIGGTGLGLAIVKHIVEAHDQTITVRSKPEIGSTFGFTMESGKDN
- a CDS encoding response regulator transcription factor, with the protein product MVDQAVAGKILVVDDELDILEIISYNLKSAGYDTVTAKDGSEAIQKAKIFRPDLIMLDIMMPNKNGIDTCREIRKIPEFKDTMVLFLTALNDEKSEVDGLNMGADDYIAKPIKPKLLVSRINALFRRLHKPEETRVTLGDLIIDREKFTVTYKGQEIILAKKEFELLQLLASKPGRVFLRNEILNQVWGTEVIVGDRTIDVHIRKIRQKIGIDLITTVKGVGYKFEM
- a CDS encoding ABC transporter ATP-binding protein codes for the protein MENLAVKKVFDFSLLRRIFSFAAPYKRSFYISMILTVVLAAISPLRPYLIQVTVDKYIAGQLMQMLVLVTVIQIGLLLLETVVRFYFSYLTNWLGQSVVKDLRVTVYKKIVHLNLAFFDKTPIGTLTTRTINDIEAINDVFSEGIISIVADLLMIIAILVVMFIEDWRLTLVSLSPFPILIFATYVFKESVNKSFYRVRNAVSALNAFVQEHLTGMVVVQAFTAEKREFARFKHINKEHRKANIDAIFAYSVFFPVVEIILAISLGLMVWWGANKVLNYEVTQGVMIAFIMYLNMLFRPLRMLADKFNTLQMGMVASERVFKILDNQDYIPDRGHETAENMKGDITFDKVSFAYVDERYVLKNISFHAKPGDTVAIVGHTGSGKTTIISILNRLYEIQQGSIRIDGIELPAYSLQALRSKIGVVLQDVFLFAGSIYDNITLHNKNITKEQVEEAAKLIGIHDFIMQLPGGYNYLVMERGSTLSLGQRQLISFVRALLYNPAILVLDEATSSVDTESEMMIQRAIDKLIADRTAIIIAHRLSTISKADKIIVLEKGEIREMGTHEELLKLEGYYYKLHSMQFSNSRV